One stretch of Desulfovibrio aminophilus DSM 12254 DNA includes these proteins:
- a CDS encoding PBECR2 nuclease fold domain-containing protein: protein MAASAEYSSLPFDEAIRYFRDKVDLPTQAWTDLWEGMHTRAFTVAGAVKDGLLCDLRRAVDKAISEGTTLESFRKDFDALVERHGWAHKGGRAWRSKVIYEANVSTAYSAGHYKRMTDPTVRAAMPYWRYVRSSSEHPRPEHLAWVNVILRWDDPWWDEHYPPNGWGCKCGVVAMTPRQVDRLQAEEAGGAFPVRREAPAAAHRNWVNPASGEETRVPRGVDPGWGYNPGRAAWGKPLSREVMDSWRAQGGSAWERLTGGNWESAGRPERLPARDPRAHLGPRLTSQAEMHDALRAILGGEERAYSWGGGSVLANAETLSRHMPPARSQYLPLLPELLEDPEEVWLAFERHRGTGMVVLRQRLIRVVRVEPDRTLLAVAQARKGLMEAWTMIPLTKDKAYLQAQRSGMLLHSK, encoded by the coding sequence ATGGCGGCCAGCGCTGAATACTCTTCGCTGCCCTTCGATGAGGCGATCCGGTACTTCCGGGACAAGGTGGATCTCCCGACCCAGGCCTGGACCGACCTGTGGGAGGGCATGCACACCCGGGCCTTCACCGTGGCCGGGGCGGTCAAGGACGGGTTGCTCTGCGACCTGCGCCGGGCCGTGGACAAAGCCATCTCCGAAGGAACCACCCTGGAGTCCTTCCGCAAGGACTTCGACGCCCTGGTGGAGCGCCACGGCTGGGCGCACAAGGGAGGGCGGGCCTGGCGCTCCAAGGTCATCTACGAGGCCAACGTGTCCACGGCCTACTCCGCCGGGCACTACAAGCGCATGACCGACCCGACCGTGCGCGCAGCCATGCCCTACTGGCGCTACGTGCGGTCCAGCTCCGAACACCCCCGGCCCGAGCACCTGGCCTGGGTCAACGTCATCCTGCGCTGGGACGATCCCTGGTGGGACGAGCACTACCCGCCCAACGGCTGGGGCTGCAAATGCGGCGTGGTGGCCATGACCCCGCGCCAGGTCGACCGGCTGCAGGCCGAGGAGGCGGGCGGCGCGTTCCCCGTGCGGCGCGAGGCCCCGGCAGCCGCGCACCGGAATTGGGTCAACCCGGCCTCGGGCGAGGAGACTCGCGTGCCCAGGGGGGTGGATCCCGGCTGGGGGTACAACCCGGGCCGCGCGGCCTGGGGCAAGCCGTTGTCGCGGGAGGTCATGGATTCTTGGCGGGCGCAGGGAGGGTCGGCTTGGGAGCGGCTGACCGGGGGGAATTGGGAGTCCGCCGGGCGGCCCGAGCGGCTTCCGGCGCGTGATCCCCGCGCGCACCTCGGCCCACGGCTCACGTCCCAGGCCGAGATGCACGACGCGCTGCGGGCCATCCTCGGTGGCGAGGAGCGAGCCTATTCCTGGGGCGGGGGCAGCGTGCTGGCCAACGCCGAGACTTTGTCGCGGCATATGCCGCCCGCCAGATCCCAATATCTGCCCCTGCTGCCGGAACTGCTGGAGGATCCCGAAGAAGTCTGGCTCGCGTTCGAGCGCCACCGGGGGACGGGGATGGTCGTCCTGCGCCAGCGGCTCATCAGGGTCGTGCGGGTCGAACCTGACCGCACATTGCTGGCCGTGGCCCAGGCGCGCAAGGGCCTCATGGAGGCCTGGACCATGATACCGCTGACCAAGGACAAGGCCTATCTCCAAGCCCAGCGGTCCGGCATGCTGTTGCATTCAAAATGA
- a CDS encoding transglycosylase SLT domain-containing protein, producing the protein MRYCTLREEHDVCAAMQRPTLGAPQLNDSSLSSWIALAITLAVALIILAALALPADAASIPREAQRYRSVLIRSARLELGLAAPVATLAAQLHTESRWDESARSPVGAQGLAQFMPATREWMGEIRPDLGRADAWSPGWALRALCAYDAWLLARITAASERDRWQMTLASYNGGLGWIYKDQRLARSRGLDPGRWDGHVAEVNAGRSRAAWTENRGYPRRIAGREPLYAAWGRGVLK; encoded by the coding sequence GGGAAGAACACGACGTCTGCGCGGCTATGCAGCGGCCGACGCTGGGCGCACCGCAACTCAACGATTCCAGTCTTTCCTCTTGGATCGCCCTGGCCATCACCCTGGCCGTGGCCCTGATCATCCTGGCCGCCCTGGCCCTCCCGGCGGACGCCGCCTCCATCCCGCGCGAAGCCCAGCGCTACCGCTCGGTGCTCATCCGTTCGGCTCGTCTCGAATTGGGTCTGGCCGCGCCGGTGGCCACCCTGGCCGCCCAACTCCACACCGAGTCGCGCTGGGACGAGTCCGCCCGGTCGCCGGTCGGGGCCCAGGGCCTCGCGCAGTTCATGCCCGCGACCCGGGAGTGGATGGGCGAGATCCGGCCGGACCTGGGCCGGGCCGACGCTTGGTCCCCGGGCTGGGCCCTGCGGGCGCTTTGCGCCTACGACGCCTGGCTTCTGGCGCGGATCACGGCCGCGTCCGAGCGCGACCGCTGGCAGATGACCCTGGCCAGCTACAACGGGGGGCTGGGCTGGATCTATAAAGACCAGCGCCTGGCGCGCTCCCGGGGCCTGGACCCGGGCCGCTGGGACGGCCACGTGGCCGAGGTCAACGCGGGCCGCAGTCGTGCGGCCTGGACCGAAAACCGTGGCTATCCGCGCCGCATCGCCGGGCGCGAACCCTTGTACGCGGCCTGGGGCCGGGGGGTGCTGAAATGA
- a CDS encoding phage protease: MKTSMLMAVLRDATAMRDGQTPEWIHLAPRGLIVIEDGQPLLLGDAEAASVLSAFAALGHDMVVDYEHQTLTGGRAPAAGWIKELDWRADGLWGRTEWTEEGARLIAKREYRYHSPVFLHRADRRVAQLYNVALTNQPRMRNVAALAAKHVINPDQGAEEMNLFEKLKKLLGLADAASEADAVTAVEALKADKDKLAQADKELTTLKSGMAAAGEIKLVACKDVLDSLGLDQAADAAKVVAAIEALKAPAVASGEMGKQLATLSRTVEEMKAEGLVAEALKDGKASPAEMEAWGRKMAAGDPALFRAVVLSRQRGSVVPVDGMPTADGLGGKAADEMQMSINKMCGIGKETWEKFGPRKEDK; encoded by the coding sequence GTGAAGACGTCGATGCTCATGGCGGTGTTGAGAGACGCCACGGCCATGCGGGACGGCCAGACCCCGGAGTGGATCCATCTGGCCCCGCGCGGACTGATCGTGATCGAGGACGGCCAGCCGCTCCTGTTGGGCGACGCCGAGGCCGCATCGGTGCTCTCGGCGTTCGCGGCCCTGGGGCACGACATGGTCGTGGACTATGAGCACCAGACCCTGACCGGCGGGCGCGCCCCGGCGGCGGGATGGATCAAGGAGCTGGACTGGCGCGCGGACGGGCTCTGGGGCCGGACCGAGTGGACCGAGGAGGGCGCGCGGCTCATCGCCAAGCGCGAGTACCGCTACCACTCCCCGGTGTTCCTGCACCGCGCGGACCGCCGGGTGGCGCAGCTCTACAACGTGGCCCTGACCAACCAACCGAGGATGCGTAACGTGGCCGCCCTGGCCGCGAAGCATGTGATCAACCCCGATCAAGGAGCCGAGGAAATGAATCTGTTCGAGAAGTTGAAGAAGCTGCTGGGGCTGGCCGACGCGGCCAGCGAGGCCGACGCCGTGACGGCCGTGGAGGCCCTCAAGGCGGACAAGGACAAGCTGGCGCAGGCCGACAAGGAGCTGACCACGCTGAAGTCCGGCATGGCCGCCGCCGGGGAAATCAAGCTCGTGGCCTGCAAGGACGTGCTCGACTCCCTGGGCCTGGACCAGGCCGCCGACGCGGCCAAGGTCGTCGCCGCCATCGAGGCGCTCAAGGCTCCGGCCGTGGCCTCCGGCGAGATGGGCAAGCAGCTGGCCACCCTGAGCCGCACGGTTGAGGAAATGAAGGCCGAGGGCCTCGTCGCCGAGGCGCTCAAGGACGGCAAGGCCAGCCCGGCCGAGATGGAAGCCTGGGGCCGCAAGATGGCCGCCGGTGATCCGGCCCTGTTCCGGGCCGTGGTGCTGTCGCGCCAGCGCGGCAGCGTGGTGCCGGTCGACGGCATGCCGACCGCCGACGGCCTGGGCGGCAAAGCCGCCGACGAGATGCAGATGAGCATCAACAAGATGTGCGGCATCGGCAAGGAAACCTGGGAAAAGTTCGGTCCCAGGAAGGAGGACAAGTAG
- a CDS encoding DUF935 domain-containing protein, with amino-acid sequence MLFDQFGRPITPAEVRRPERREIASVEVRDRWSTYPTSGMTPARLASILKAADAGDVSRQAEMFEEMEEKDAHLASQFQIRKLAVQGLEYEIIPAGQDAASQRVADFCRAALEGLTDWDEHVLDLLDALAKGYSMMEILWDVSSGQAGIRALRWVHPKKVTFVDSLTPRVLTEADRARGEDPPPFKFVYHRYKARSGYDTRAGIMRVCAWMYLFKNFSVKDWVGFSEVYGQPLRLGKYSPNASEADKDALLTAVRAIGTDAAGIISRNTEIEFVEAQKYGSLNVYETLARFCDAQMSKAVLGQTLTSEAGGQNGEGSRALGEVHAEVREDLKIADCKALSKTITQQLLRPLVGFNFGWDAPVPKFRIQAEPAEDLATVATVYRALADMGVDISQEHVAERFRVPLRAQDETPLRPALSAAPMRREPPRAARPAPQADDPTGAPTVAAITDRLLESGATDGMVERIQDLLAEATSLEDFRDRLLGLYAGLELDQLTQVLQEALALAEMAGRFDGGQR; translated from the coding sequence ATGCTGTTCGACCAGTTCGGCAGGCCCATCACTCCGGCCGAAGTCCGGCGTCCCGAGCGGCGCGAGATCGCCTCGGTGGAGGTGCGCGACCGGTGGAGCACCTATCCAACCTCGGGCATGACTCCCGCCAGGCTGGCCAGCATCCTCAAGGCGGCCGACGCCGGGGATGTGAGCCGCCAGGCCGAGATGTTCGAGGAGATGGAGGAGAAGGACGCGCACCTGGCGTCGCAGTTCCAGATCCGCAAGCTGGCCGTGCAAGGGCTGGAGTACGAGATCATCCCTGCCGGTCAGGACGCGGCGTCCCAGCGCGTGGCCGACTTCTGCCGCGCCGCCCTGGAAGGGCTGACCGACTGGGACGAGCACGTCCTGGATCTCCTGGACGCCCTGGCCAAGGGGTACTCCATGATGGAGATCCTCTGGGACGTGTCCTCCGGCCAGGCCGGAATCCGCGCGCTCCGCTGGGTGCATCCCAAGAAGGTGACGTTCGTCGACAGCCTGACGCCCCGGGTGCTCACCGAGGCGGACCGGGCACGGGGCGAGGATCCGCCGCCCTTCAAGTTCGTGTACCACAGGTACAAGGCGCGCTCGGGCTACGACACCCGGGCCGGGATCATGCGCGTCTGCGCCTGGATGTACCTGTTCAAGAACTTCAGCGTGAAGGACTGGGTAGGGTTTTCGGAGGTCTACGGTCAGCCGCTGCGCCTCGGCAAATACAGTCCCAACGCCAGCGAGGCGGACAAGGACGCCCTGCTGACCGCAGTCAGGGCCATCGGCACCGACGCCGCCGGGATCATCTCCAGGAACACGGAGATCGAGTTCGTGGAGGCCCAGAAGTACGGCTCGCTCAACGTCTACGAGACCCTGGCGCGCTTTTGCGACGCCCAGATGAGCAAGGCGGTCCTGGGCCAGACCTTGACCAGCGAGGCCGGGGGGCAGAACGGCGAGGGGTCGCGGGCGCTGGGCGAGGTGCATGCCGAGGTGCGCGAGGATCTCAAGATCGCGGACTGCAAGGCCCTGTCCAAGACCATCACCCAGCAGTTGCTTCGGCCGTTGGTGGGGTTCAACTTCGGCTGGGACGCACCGGTCCCGAAATTCCGAATCCAGGCCGAACCCGCCGAGGATCTCGCGACCGTGGCGACCGTGTACAGGGCCCTGGCCGACATGGGCGTGGACATCTCCCAGGAGCACGTGGCCGAGCGATTCCGGGTGCCGCTGCGGGCCCAGGACGAAACCCCGCTGCGCCCCGCGCTGTCGGCCGCGCCCATGCGGCGGGAGCCGCCCCGCGCCGCACGTCCGGCCCCCCAGGCCGACGACCCCACCGGAGCGCCCACGGTCGCCGCCATCACGGATCGGCTCCTGGAGTCCGGCGCGACGGACGGCATGGTCGAGCGCATCCAGGATCTGCTGGCCGAGGCGACCTCGTTGGAGGACTTCCGCGACCGCCTGCTGGGGCTGTACGCCGGGCTCGAGCTGGACCAGCTGACCCAGGTGCTGCAGGAAGCCCTGGCCCTGGCCGAGATGGCTGGACGGTTCGATGGCGGCCAGCGCTGA
- a CDS encoding Mu-like prophage major head subunit gpT family protein, with protein MIINQASLQGIYISFNTIFAAAFAGAKSMWPLVAMKAVSTGAVVDYKWLANFPAMREWVGERVVKDLSAFNYTITNKDFEATVEVDRDSIEDDQIGVYPPLIQGLAHSAAVHPDQLVFKLLKNGFTGVCYDGQYFFDTDHPVGDASVSNFGGGAGTPWYLLDLSQPIKPLILQRRKEPEFVAQDDPTSESVFKRKKFTYGVDDRKNAGYGLWQLAYGSKQTLDSDSFGAAYTAMMSLKNEEDDPLGIVPTHLVVPPTLIGAARKVIKNALTTGGASNEWANTVELLEVPWLA; from the coding sequence ATGATCATCAATCAGGCGTCCCTGCAGGGGATCTACATCAGCTTCAACACCATCTTCGCCGCCGCCTTCGCCGGGGCGAAATCCATGTGGCCGCTCGTGGCCATGAAGGCCGTGAGCACCGGCGCTGTCGTGGACTACAAGTGGCTCGCCAACTTCCCGGCCATGCGGGAGTGGGTCGGCGAGCGCGTGGTCAAGGATCTGAGCGCCTTCAACTACACCATCACGAACAAGGACTTCGAGGCGACCGTGGAGGTCGACCGCGACAGCATCGAGGACGATCAGATCGGGGTCTACCCGCCCCTGATCCAGGGCCTGGCCCACTCGGCGGCCGTGCATCCCGACCAGCTGGTTTTCAAGCTGCTCAAAAACGGCTTCACCGGCGTCTGCTACGACGGCCAGTACTTCTTCGATACGGATCACCCGGTGGGGGACGCCTCGGTCTCCAACTTCGGCGGCGGCGCGGGCACCCCCTGGTACCTGCTGGATCTGTCCCAGCCGATCAAGCCGCTCATCCTCCAGCGCCGCAAGGAGCCGGAGTTCGTGGCCCAGGACGACCCGACGAGCGAGAGCGTGTTCAAGCGCAAGAAGTTCACCTACGGCGTGGATGACCGCAAGAACGCCGGATACGGGCTGTGGCAGCTGGCCTACGGCTCCAAGCAGACCCTGGATTCGGACTCCTTCGGCGCGGCCTATACGGCCATGATGAGCCTGAAGAATGAGGAGGACGATCCCTTGGGTATCGTGCCCACCCACCTGGTGGTCCCGCCGACCCTGATCGGCGCGGCCCGCAAGGTCATCAAGAACGCCCTGACCACCGGCGGCGCGAGCAACGAGTGGGCCAACACCGTCGAGCTGCTCGAAGTGCCCTGGCTGGCCTAG
- a CDS encoding phage virion morphogenesis protein codes for MAGASLTWTDDEVQAELTGVAGRMADLTPAMRATGELLRTSVIRNFEVGGRPQRWAPLKPSTLARRRSSGGPLVVRGMGGGLMGSITAQASAASAIVGTNKVHAAVHQFGAAKGQFGSVTSITPGKYGRTRTMTVPWGTIPARPFMVVQEEDETDIREIIREFVVAGSAG; via the coding sequence ATGGCTGGCGCATCCCTCACCTGGACGGACGACGAGGTCCAAGCCGAGCTGACCGGCGTGGCCGGGCGCATGGCCGACCTGACCCCGGCGATGCGGGCCACGGGCGAGCTGCTGCGGACGTCCGTGATCCGCAACTTCGAGGTGGGCGGCAGGCCCCAGCGCTGGGCACCGCTCAAGCCCTCGACCCTGGCGCGCCGCCGGTCCTCCGGCGGCCCCCTGGTGGTCCGGGGCATGGGCGGCGGACTCATGGGCTCGATCACGGCCCAGGCCTCGGCCGCCTCCGCGATTGTGGGCACCAACAAGGTCCACGCGGCGGTCCACCAATTCGGCGCGGCCAAGGGCCAGTTCGGCAGCGTGACCAGCATCACGCCCGGGAAATACGGCCGCACGCGGACCATGACCGTCCCGTGGGGCACCATCCCGGCCCGGCCCTTCATGGTCGTCCAGGAGGAAGACGAAACCGACATCCGGGAGATCATCCGGGAATTCGTCGTGGCCGGGTCGGCCGGGTGA